One Nocardia huaxiensis genomic window, CAGTGCGGATTCCGCGACCATGGGTGCGACGGCGGCAATGTCCTCGGGGGTGACGGCGGCGAGTCCGGCGTCGGCGAGCGCCTGCCCGGGGTTGGCGCAGTAGTCGGCCGCGGCGTCGTGATCCCGCAGCAGGTTGAGGATGAACTCGAGAATTGCGTTGGGGCTCATAGCGAATCATCTCCTGGATGGGCGGGCCCCGATGACCCGCGCTGCTCGAATTGCCTTTCACGTTAGGAACGCGACGCGTTACGCCGAAACGGGGTGAACTCCCCCGTGTTGCGGCGGCGGGTGATTGGGGGCGGGGTGGGCATTAGGGGAATTTCCCCGTACCTCCCGGAGAACCGGTAACGAGGACCCCCCAGCAACCGACAGGTTCCATGGGCCAACCGGCCCACACGTCGTTTTTCGACAAATCGGACTAAACGAGCTTTCACGCGGCACGCGTTTCACACCCGACGCGTGTTTCGAATGACAGGGGATCTCGAATGAGTCAGGGGCTGGCGCTCGGCATCACCGTCGGGTCGTCGAATACCGTCGCCGTGACGACTTCGGGGGGACACAGCACCACACACCTCCGGCCGAGCGCACTCGGACCGGAGCAGGAACTGCCGGAGAGTTTCCTGTCCCGGGTCGGGGACCCCGTGGGCATCCGGACCAGAGACGGATCCGCTGTTCGCGCAGCGGATCTCGTGGCCGCGGCGATCGGCCGGGTAGTGGACGACCTCGACGCCGCCGCGGCCACGATCGCCTGCTATCCGGCGTGGTGGGCGCAGCACACGGTGGAGGTGCAGCGCGCCGCGCTCACCGCAGCCGGACTGGACGGTGTGGCGTTGGTTCCGGAACCGGCCGCCGCCATGCGCTGGCTGCAGGAGGTGCACGAGTCCAGCCACGACGGCGCGATGGTCGTATACGACTTGGGCGCAACCGGTTTGACTGTTTCGGTGGCGCGCACGGGTGCCATGTCGGGACTGCTCGGCGAACCCGTGCGTTCCACCGAGGTGGCCGGCGCGGAATTCGATCTGCTCGCCATGCGCTATGTTCTCGCCTTCGCCGTCGGCGAAAATGATTTCGATCCATTCGACCCTCGAGTGGAACAAGAATTGGCGGAACTTCGGGTTCGCTGCAAAATTGCGAAAGAAACTCTTTCCAAACAAACCGCGACGGTGATCCCCGTCCGCCTGCCCGATCTCGGCCCGGTGGACGTGCGCCTGGTCCGCGACGAACTCGAAGACCTCGTCCGCAACCCCCTGCTCACCTCCACCGATCTGGTGCGTGAGGCCGTCCGCCGCGCCGGCCTCACCATCGCCGAACTGGACGGCATCCTGCTCACCGGCGGCGGCGCGTCCATCCCGCTGGTCACCGAACTGCTCTCCACCGAATTCGGCATCCCCGTCGCGGCCGCCGCCGACCCCGCACATCTGAGCGCGCACGGCGCGGCGCTGCTGGCCGCCGACCTGCTCACCGACGCCACCCCCACCGAACCGCACCCCAGCGTGATCAGCCCACTGGCCGGGCTGGCCCGCCCGGGCATTCCGCCTCGGCTCGAGCCCGAAAACACCAGCGGCTCGGCAGGTTTCGGCAAGGACATCGCACCGGAGGAGACCGCACCGGCCGTACCGCATGCCGAACCGCCCACCCGCGACGCGGCCCCCGCCGAGCAGCACACGAACCCGCCGTCCGAATCCGATCCACCCGAACGGCGAAGCGCGCCTTCGCTACCCGTGGTCGACGATCGCCCGAGCGGCTTCGCGCACTGGCGGCGCGTGGCGGTGATCGGCGCGGTCACCGTGGCCGTGGCCGCGCTGGCCACCGGCACGCTGGCCATGGGCACCGGCGTGCAATCCGCGCCCCCGGAATCCCCGACACCGCACGCGCCGTCGACAACCATTGCCGCACTGGATAATTCGGACTCCGCCGGGGCGACCACCGGCCACGCCGCGCCCGTCGCCGGTACGGCCCCGTCGACCGTGGTCCGCCCGAACGGCGCGAATCCCGCACCGGGAGCGTCGAATCCGGCATCGAATCCGGCATCGGACCCGACGGTCGCCGCCGCCGAGAGTCAGCCCTCCGAAGCCGCCGCCCCACCGGGCCAACCCGCTGCCACCACGCCACCGCAGGCCGCCGCCCCGCAACCGCAGCTACCGGCCTACCAGCAACCCGACGTGCAGCTGCCGACGGTCCCGTCCCTGCCCGCGGGCCCGCTGGGCGGCACGGCCGACCGAATCGGTGACGCGGTCCCGACGGTCCCGAATCAGAGTCAGATCCTTCCCCACACCGGTGGCTGAGAGTTGGGTATGTAGTGATAGGCAACACCCCCGTCGCGCTCGACTCCCTCCCGTGCGCACGAGAAATCTTCCGGGACCTGGATTCCCCCGACTCCACGCCCCCGCTCTACCTCATCCGCGGCCGCTCCGGCACCGGCAAATCCACCCTGCTCGCAGCCATCCGAACCCGCCTGCAACTGCGCGGCGTCACGATCACCGACCGCCCGAACGACCTTGCGGTCCCCGGTGATCCGGCGCTCGGATCCCCCGCCGGCGACATCGCCCGCTCGGCTGTGCCCGGTCTTCGGCATTCCGGCCCGCATTCGACCGGAACCGAGCCCACCGCAGGCGATCCCGTGACCGACCGCGCCGCGTCGGCGGAGGGCTCGGCCTCCCGTGCGAACTCGGTCTCGAACGGCGCGGCGGCGGTGAGCGCCCGGGTCGCCCAGCACGCTGTGGCACTGGTGGTCGACGACGCCCACACCCTCGGCTCGGCGGATTTCGAAATGCTCTGCGCCGCAGTGGAGTCGGGTATGTGCACGGTGATCATCGCCACCCTCCCGCGCCCGCACGACGGGAGACTGCGCGCGCTGGCGGATCTGGTGGCCCGCCGTGGTCGCCTGGTCGACCTGCGGCCCCTGGGCGTGAACGAGATCGCCCCGTTCGCACGGGAGTTGGGGATGATGGTGCCGCGCGGGCTGGCGCAGCACATTCATCGCCAGACCGACGGCATCCACGGCGGCGTGGTGGCGGCGCTGACCGCCGCCTGCGCGACCCGCCTGGATGCCGGGATGACCGCCGTCGACGCCGCCGTGACGGCATGGGCCCGCACCCGGCTCGCCGACGCCGATCCCGACTTGCTCGACACCTTCGTGGTGGCGGCCATCGGCGCGGGCCTGGACGCCAGTGAACTGAGTGAGGTGCTGGAGGTATCCCTCACCGCCGCACAGGATCTGGTGGACCGCGCCCGCTCGGGCGCGCTGATCACGGATGCGGATCTCCTGCTCTCCCCCGCCGTGGCCCCGCTG contains:
- a CDS encoding Hsp70 family protein — encoded protein: MSQGLALGITVGSSNTVAVTTSGGHSTTHLRPSALGPEQELPESFLSRVGDPVGIRTRDGSAVRAADLVAAAIGRVVDDLDAAAATIACYPAWWAQHTVEVQRAALTAAGLDGVALVPEPAAAMRWLQEVHESSHDGAMVVYDLGATGLTVSVARTGAMSGLLGEPVRSTEVAGAEFDLLAMRYVLAFAVGENDFDPFDPRVEQELAELRVRCKIAKETLSKQTATVIPVRLPDLGPVDVRLVRDELEDLVRNPLLTSTDLVREAVRRAGLTIAELDGILLTGGGASIPLVTELLSTEFGIPVAAAADPAHLSAHGAALLAADLLTDATPTEPHPSVISPLAGLARPGIPPRLEPENTSGSAGFGKDIAPEETAPAVPHAEPPTRDAAPAEQHTNPPSESDPPERRSAPSLPVVDDRPSGFAHWRRVAVIGAVTVAVAALATGTLAMGTGVQSAPPESPTPHAPSTTIAALDNSDSAGATTGHAAPVAGTAPSTVVRPNGANPAPGASNPASNPASDPTVAAAESQPSEAAAPPGQPAATTPPQAAAPQPQLPAYQQPDVQLPTVPSLPAGPLGGTADRIGDAVPTVPNQSQILPHTGG